A region from the Desulfoglaeba alkanexedens ALDC genome encodes:
- a CDS encoding class II glutamine amidotransferase, producing the protein MCGLAGVILGKKRRRAEEREHLAWLFTRLLVLSESRGPHATGMAWLNRDGEHRLFKRPVSAGQFVTDKAFHEVLAGIDNRTTVLLGHTRWRTRGDERVNRNNHPIRAGDVIGTHNGTIYNADYLFRRFKLRRFAQVDSELLFRLAARAARSGRMDVEWFKERLRRCRGQMTAVLASRLDPETILVLKGNKPLELRIHRKHRAVLYASDPAFLDAVLADERGWRELSVPAMSMIVFRHEVLTEFSRGSLEFIVQEKRGKAP; encoded by the coding sequence ATGTGCGGGCTGGCTGGCGTCATATTGGGCAAGAAACGGCGACGAGCCGAGGAACGGGAACATCTCGCCTGGCTGTTCACCCGGCTGCTGGTCTTGAGCGAAAGCCGGGGCCCCCACGCAACCGGGATGGCCTGGCTCAATCGGGACGGCGAGCATCGCCTCTTCAAGAGACCGGTTTCCGCCGGTCAGTTCGTCACCGACAAGGCGTTCCACGAGGTCTTGGCCGGTATCGACAACCGTACAACAGTTCTGCTCGGCCACACGCGTTGGCGGACCCGCGGGGATGAACGGGTCAATCGCAACAACCACCCGATCCGGGCCGGGGACGTCATCGGCACCCACAACGGCACCATCTACAACGCCGACTATCTGTTCCGCCGTTTCAAACTGAGGCGCTTCGCCCAGGTGGACAGCGAGCTGCTCTTCCGCCTGGCGGCCAGGGCCGCACGGAGCGGTCGGATGGATGTCGAGTGGTTCAAAGAACGGCTCCGGCGCTGCCGGGGCCAGATGACAGCGGTGCTCGCATCCCGGCTCGATCCTGAAACCATCCTCGTGCTCAAGGGGAACAAACCGCTCGAGCTTCGCATCCACCGAAAGCATCGGGCGGTGCTCTACGCCTCCGATCCGGCCTTTCTGGATGCGGTCCTGGCCGATGAGCGCGGCTGGCGGGAGCTGTCTGTTCCCGCCATGAGCATGATTGTGTTCAGGCACGAGGTTCTTACGGAGTTCTCGAGGGGGTCTCTCGAGTTCATCGTCCAGGAAAAGAGGGGGAAGGCACCATGA
- a CDS encoding gamma-glutamylcyclotransferase family protein, translated as MLRLFVYGTLKRGFWNHDRFCRGVLDVREAVVRGRLYEMHSGIPVLQVPDGDVLAHGSPDPLADVAAQAQFSEQPASYSEPILKSATAGDWGPSVRGTSHLRRPQDTPARHRPPGGFPSGRPQPLQTGPCVGM; from the coding sequence ATGCTGAGACTCTTCGTCTACGGAACCCTGAAGCGCGGTTTCTGGAATCATGACCGTTTCTGCCGGGGCGTTTTGGACGTCCGGGAAGCCGTGGTCCGTGGCCGCCTTTACGAAATGCACTCAGGCATTCCCGTCCTGCAGGTCCCGGACGGGGATGTCCTCGCCCACGGCAGCCCGGACCCTTTGGCCGACGTGGCCGCACAGGCGCAATTTTCCGAACAGCCGGCCTCATACTCCGAACCGATCCTGAAAAGCGCCACAGCGGGCGACTGGGGCCCCAGTGTACGGGGAACTTCTCACCTTCGACGACCCCAAGACACGCCTGCCCGCCATCGACCGCCTGGAGGGTTTCCGTCCGGGCGGCCCCAGCCTCTACAGACGGGTCCTTGTGTCGGTATGTAA
- a CDS encoding helix-turn-helix domain-containing protein, with protein MDNEDRSLSTLVKEIRQQLALSQEDLARRLNVSYATVNRWENGQSLPSKLAKAQLSAFCKKMIKQGKLALPDDLIDSAGLSQD; from the coding sequence ATGGATAATGAAGATCGAAGTTTATCGACCTTGGTAAAGGAAATCCGGCAGCAGCTCGCCTTGAGCCAGGAGGACTTGGCGAGGCGGTTGAATGTCAGCTACGCAACCGTAAATCGTTGGGAAAACGGACAATCCTTGCCGTCCAAACTTGCCAAGGCTCAGTTGAGTGCATTCTGCAAAAAAATGATCAAGCAGGGTAAGTTGGCACTACCGGACGACCTTATCGACTCAGCGGGACTTAGCCAGGACTAG
- a CDS encoding type I restriction-modification system subunit M → MNSFSGKVNFIWSVADLLRGPYCPNQYKDVMLPMTVLRRLDCVLEPTKDKVLAKQKTLSGGKVKKIDPLLCRVTGVPFYNTSRYSFEKLKGDPNNIAANLTNYIKGFSTRAREIIESFGFEEHIGKLDKADRLYLLVSRFCDINLHPQEVSNLEMGYIFEELIRRFNEASNEEAGDHFTPREVIRLMVNLIFMPDSDVLTARGIVKTLYDPACGTGGMLSVAEDYVRELNPDARLEVFGQDYNAQAYAICGSDMMIKGQDIEHIAYGDSFTDDRFPRHRFDYMLANPPFGVEWKPEADFITREHEEQGFGGRFGAGLPRINDGSLLFIMHMISKMKDPKEGGTRLGIVFNGSPLFTGAAGSGESEIRRWIIENDWLEAIVALPDQLFYNTGIYTYLWIVTNRKKPGRRGKIQLIDGTKFFKKMRKSLGNKRNEVCDDQRDEITRLYGDFKDADHVRIFDNQDFGYRRITVERPLRLNFAVDEARIARLKETTAFANLAAGKKRKDTKAAQAEIEEGRRLQEGILAALRPLAGKGVVKNREQFAEMMKEAFKKAGLKISAVLLKAFLMALAERDETADVCTDAKGNPEPDPDLRDYENVPLKEDVDEYMKREVLPHVPDAWIDESKTKVGYEINFNRYFYKYTPPRPLEEIETDLKQIEKEIADMLAEVTE, encoded by the coding sequence ATGAATAGCTTCAGTGGAAAAGTGAATTTCATCTGGTCAGTGGCAGACCTGCTGCGGGGTCCTTATTGCCCGAATCAATATAAGGACGTAATGCTCCCCATGACGGTGCTGCGTCGGCTCGACTGCGTTCTGGAGCCGACCAAGGACAAGGTGCTCGCCAAACAGAAAACGCTCTCCGGCGGGAAAGTGAAAAAGATCGATCCTCTTCTGTGCCGGGTTACGGGAGTGCCCTTTTACAACACAAGCCGTTATTCATTCGAGAAACTCAAAGGCGATCCCAACAACATCGCCGCCAACCTCACCAACTACATCAAGGGCTTTTCAACCCGCGCCCGGGAGATCATCGAGAGCTTCGGCTTCGAAGAACACATCGGGAAACTCGACAAGGCGGACCGTCTCTACCTTCTGGTATCCCGATTTTGCGATATTAACCTGCACCCGCAGGAAGTCTCGAACCTTGAGATGGGCTACATTTTCGAGGAACTGATCAGGCGGTTCAACGAGGCGTCGAATGAAGAGGCCGGCGACCACTTCACACCCCGCGAGGTGATCCGCCTGATGGTCAACCTGATTTTTATGCCCGATAGCGATGTGCTCACGGCCAGGGGCATCGTCAAGACGCTCTATGACCCGGCCTGTGGTACCGGGGGCATGCTGTCCGTTGCCGAGGATTATGTCCGGGAACTGAATCCCGACGCCCGCCTGGAGGTCTTCGGTCAGGACTACAACGCCCAGGCCTACGCCATCTGCGGCTCTGACATGATGATCAAGGGTCAGGACATCGAGCATATCGCCTATGGCGACAGCTTTACCGACGACCGTTTTCCCCGCCACAGGTTCGATTACATGCTGGCCAATCCGCCCTTCGGCGTGGAGTGGAAGCCGGAAGCCGACTTTATCACGCGCGAGCATGAAGAACAGGGCTTCGGAGGACGTTTCGGCGCGGGACTACCCCGCATCAACGATGGCTCCCTTCTCTTTATTATGCACATGATCAGCAAGATGAAGGACCCAAAGGAAGGCGGCACCCGCCTTGGAATCGTCTTTAACGGCTCGCCGTTATTCACTGGCGCGGCCGGGTCGGGAGAGAGCGAGATCCGCCGCTGGATTATCGAAAACGATTGGCTGGAGGCCATTGTCGCCCTGCCGGATCAGCTCTTCTACAACACGGGCATCTACACCTACCTCTGGATCGTCACCAACCGGAAGAAGCCGGGCCGCAGGGGCAAGATTCAACTGATAGACGGAACGAAGTTCTTCAAGAAGATGCGCAAATCCCTCGGTAATAAGCGAAACGAGGTCTGTGACGATCAGCGCGACGAGATCACCCGGCTCTATGGAGATTTTAAAGATGCGGATCATGTCCGCATTTTCGATAACCAGGACTTCGGCTACCGGCGCATCACTGTAGAACGTCCCCTGCGGCTCAACTTCGCGGTGGACGAGGCTCGAATCGCCCGTCTCAAGGAGACCACGGCCTTCGCCAACCTGGCCGCCGGCAAGAAGCGCAAGGATACAAAAGCCGCTCAGGCCGAGATCGAAGAAGGCCGCAGGCTGCAGGAAGGCATACTGGCCGCCTTGCGGCCGCTTGCCGGTAAAGGCGTGGTCAAGAACCGAGAACAGTTCGCAGAGATGATGAAGGAGGCGTTCAAGAAGGCGGGTCTCAAGATTTCCGCCGTCCTGTTGAAGGCCTTCCTCATGGCCCTGGCGGAACGGGACGAAACAGCGGACGTTTGCACCGACGCCAAGGGCAATCCCGAACCCGACCCCGACCTGCGCGACTACGAGAACGTGCCGCTCAAGGAAGACGTGGACGAATACATGAAGCGGGAAGTCCTCCCGCACGTACCGGATGCCTGGATTGACGAGTCTAAAACCAAGGTTGGCTATGAGATCAACTTCAATCGCTATTTTTACAAGTACACGCCTCCCAGACCGCTGGAGGAGATTGAAACCGATCTTAAGCAGATCGAGAAGGAAATTGCGGATATGCTCGCGGAGGTAACGGAATGA
- a CDS encoding virulence RhuM family protein: MSENLPAPGDSQIVIYQADSGATRLEVRLQDETVWLTQNLMAELYQTTKQNISLHIQNIYEEGELDPEATVKKYLTVRSEGSRTVKRPLDYYNLDMIIAVGYRVKSGVATRFRQWATARLREYIVKGFTLDDERLKGGSGLVDYFDELLARIREIRASEARVYQRIREIFALACDYREGEEETQQFFATMQNKMHHAATGMTAAEIVRRRADAGKVNMGLTAWKGGRVIKRDVGTAKNYLDAKEIDTLNRITVMFLDQAEFRAQRRQDIHMRDWEVFLDKFLRDTELPVLIGPGTVSRKDALSWAQEQYDAFAERRRLAAEAEAESRYVEDLRNSARMLEARRKKQPTKNKKPAKSRNKGEEKGPGKGDKS; this comes from the coding sequence ATGAGCGAGAATCTGCCCGCCCCCGGTGACTCCCAGATCGTCATCTACCAGGCCGACTCCGGCGCGACCCGCCTTGAGGTGCGGCTGCAGGATGAGACCGTCTGGTTGACACAGAACCTAATGGCGGAGCTGTATCAAACCACTAAGCAGAACATAAGCCTGCACATACAAAATATCTATGAAGAGGGCGAGCTCGACCCCGAGGCAACTGTCAAGAAATACTTGACAGTTCGCTCGGAGGGCTCGCGGACGGTCAAGCGACCGCTCGATTATTACAACCTGGACATGATCATTGCGGTGGGCTATCGGGTCAAGTCCGGCGTCGCCACACGGTTCCGCCAGTGGGCCACGGCCCGCCTGCGTGAGTACATCGTCAAAGGGTTCACGCTCGACGACGAACGGCTCAAGGGCGGCAGCGGGCTGGTGGACTACTTCGACGAACTGCTTGCCCGCATCCGAGAGATTCGCGCCAGTGAAGCGCGCGTCTACCAACGCATTCGGGAGATCTTCGCGCTGGCCTGCGACTACCGCGAGGGCGAGGAGGAAACGCAACAATTTTTCGCCACCATGCAGAACAAGATGCACCACGCCGCCACCGGCATGACGGCGGCGGAGATCGTCCGCAGGCGCGCGGACGCAGGGAAGGTCAACATGGGGCTGACCGCGTGGAAAGGCGGCCGGGTGATCAAACGCGACGTGGGCACGGCCAAGAACTACCTCGACGCCAAGGAGATCGACACACTCAACCGGATTACCGTGATGTTTCTCGACCAGGCCGAGTTCCGCGCCCAGCGGCGGCAGGATATCCACATGCGCGACTGGGAGGTATTCCTCGACAAGTTCCTGCGCGACACCGAATTGCCCGTGCTCATCGGGCCCGGAACGGTCAGCCGCAAAGACGCTCTCTCCTGGGCGCAAGAACAGTACGACGCCTTCGCCGAGCGGCGGCGGCTGGCGGCGGAAGCCGAGGCCGAAAGCCGGTATGTCGAGGACCTGCGGAACTCCGCCAGGATGCTGGAGGCGCGGCGCAAGAAGCAGCCCACGAAGAACAAGAAACCCGCGAAGAGCCGCAATAAAGGCGAGGAAAAAGGGCCTGGCAAAGGTGATAAGTCATGA
- a CDS encoding restriction endonuclease subunit S has translation MNRPVTQHKRAAYPAYKPSGIEWLGEIPEYWEVKRLKFVANTVMGQSPNSDDYTFEESDRPFLQGNAEFGAENPTAKYYCETATKTAPAGSLLVSVRAPVGALNMADRCYGIGRGLCAVIPDQGSLISRFAWHTLTVTRHELWCIATGSTYEAVSADEVADMTVPIPPLTEQQAIAAFLDRETARIDTLIEKKRRQIELLQEKRSALISHAVTKGLDPNAKMKDSGIEWLGEIPEYWAIRRLKYVASINDEVLPETTDPDYEFVYVDIGSVDAAKGIVATETYRFEDAPSRARRIVRDGDTIVSTVRTYLRAIAPIRDADDNLIVSTGFAVVRPRKLDPGYLSYALRSPFFVETVVSRSTGVSYPAINAPEVGDIGVTLPPLDEQKAIAAFLDRETARNDALIEKVEKSIELLREYRTALISAAVTGKIDVRKEVV, from the coding sequence ATGAACCGCCCAGTAACACAACACAAGCGGGCGGCCTACCCGGCGTACAAGCCGTCTGGCATTGAATGGCTGGGGGAGATACCGGAGTATTGGGAGGTTAAGCGATTGAAATTTGTCGCCAATACAGTCATGGGCCAGTCTCCCAATTCTGACGATTACACATTCGAAGAGTCAGACAGGCCGTTCTTGCAGGGGAACGCTGAATTTGGGGCCGAGAACCCAACGGCGAAATACTATTGCGAAACGGCGACGAAAACCGCGCCAGCAGGTTCACTACTTGTTTCCGTTAGAGCACCGGTAGGCGCTCTGAATATGGCGGATCGTTGCTATGGGATCGGACGTGGTCTATGCGCTGTGATTCCGGATCAAGGCTCATTGATAAGCCGCTTTGCTTGGCACACTCTTACGGTCACAAGGCATGAACTGTGGTGCATTGCCACTGGGTCCACCTATGAAGCGGTGTCTGCAGACGAAGTCGCAGATATGACGGTCCCTATCCCTCCGCTCACCGAGCAGCAGGCCATCGCCGCCTTCCTTGACCGCGAGACAGCGCGAATCGACACGCTCATTGAAAAGAAGCGGCGCCAGATCGAGTTACTTCAGGAGAAACGATCTGCCCTCATCAGCCACGCCGTTACCAAGGGGCTCGACCCTAATGCTAAAATGAAGGACTCCGGCATTGAATGGCTGGGGGAGATACCGGAGTATTGGGCGATCCGCCGCCTCAAGTACGTTGCGTCTATTAACGATGAAGTGCTCCCGGAAACGACCGATCCCGACTACGAGTTCGTTTACGTCGATATTGGCAGCGTTGATGCGGCCAAAGGAATCGTGGCCACGGAGACCTACCGCTTCGAAGATGCACCATCGCGGGCAAGGCGTATCGTGCGTGACGGCGACACGATTGTATCCACAGTTCGCACCTATTTGCGAGCCATCGCCCCGATTCGCGACGCGGACGACAACCTGATCGTCTCCACCGGTTTCGCAGTGGTTCGGCCTCGCAAACTCGATCCCGGCTATCTGTCCTACGCGCTGCGATCCCCGTTCTTCGTCGAGACGGTTGTGTCACGTTCCACCGGTGTCAGCTACCCAGCGATCAATGCGCCGGAGGTCGGCGACATCGGGGTTACCCTTCCCCCGCTCGACGAGCAGAAGGCCATCGCGGCGTTTCTAGACCGCGAGACGGCGCGGAACGATGCGCTGATCGAGAAGGTGGAAAAATCCATTGAATTGCTCCGCGAATACCGCACCGCCCTGATCTCTGCGGCAGTGACAGGAAAGATAGATGTTCGCAAGGAGGTTGTCTGA